A genome region from Erigeron canadensis isolate Cc75 chromosome 3, C_canadensis_v1, whole genome shotgun sequence includes the following:
- the LOC122592680 gene encoding peptidyl-prolyl cis-trans isomerase CYP21-4-like codes for MARIKPQALLQQSKKKKAPRSISISAIALYSVVSVVMVFFLFATYRHWSQRSTMQAVEGTSDFQVEDDFSDSKKSDVPRYAIFNTSKGLITVELFKEGSPEVVDEFIDACQKGHFKGMLFQRVVKHFVIQGGAIDNHAVIEDWTSREKHYNQLEKRLKHEAFMLGTSNTKHEKDGFDIFITTAPIPDLNAKLNVFGRVVKGEDIVQEIEEVDTDEHYRPKSRIGIIDVTLKQKI; via the exons ATGGCGAGGATTAAACCTCAAGCTCTGTTACAACAAAGCAAAAAGAAGAAAGCGCCTAGGAGTATCAGTATTTCTGCTATTGCATTGTACAGTGTTGTTAGTGTTGTTATGGTGTTTTTCCTCTTTGCTACCTATAGACACTGGTCCCAAAG GTCAACAATGCAAGCAGTCGAAGGAACATCAGACTTTCAG GTCGAAGATGACTTTTCGGATTCAAAGAAATCTGATGTTCCTAGATATGCT ATTTTCAACACGTCTAAAGGTTTGATTACGGTGGAACTTTTCAAAGAAGGTTCGCCTGAAGTTGTCGATGAGTTTATAGATGCCTG TCAGAAGGGACACTTCAAAGGGATGCTATTTCAACGTGTGGTGAAACATTTTGTAATCCAAGGAGGTGCTATAGATAATCATGCAGTTATAGAGGATTGGACTTCTAGAGAGAAGCATTACAATCAACTTGAGAAAAG ATTAAAGCATGAGGCCTTTATGCTTGGTACATCCAATACGAAACACGAGAAAGATGGATTTGATATCTTCATTACAACTGCACCAATTCCAGACCTTAATGCAAAGCTTAATGTGTTTGGACGCGTTGTTAAGGGAGAAGATATTGTTCAG GAAATTGAGGAGGTGGATACCGATGAACATTACAGACCTAAATCTCGAATCGGGATCATTGATGTGACACTGAAACAAAAGATTTAA
- the LOC122593707 gene encoding WRKY transcription factor 23: MDSKELMMTMMIKMENNNTTTCDPLLFSSLQQGVTGFDDSCSSSYKQGVSGFMDLLGFQDFSSYYSPVFDINQLMMSQPPMEMVVATSSAHDDDDEEDNLKKKKEEEDVNDEEETTSTSVVLNGQQPSSPNSCSISSSHQQPLLLHKPSVKQGMKGKKALDDGDERKPKAKKKKEREARFAFMTRSEIDHLDDGYRWRKYGQKAVKNSHFPRSYYRCTSASCNVKKRVERCMGDPSYVVTTYEGQHIHPASVGTHTSNAYSFDHLINPAITTNATNYANTPHAMMKLEQGAGLLQDMLHFPQ; this comes from the exons ATGGATAGCAAAGAGCtcatgatgacgatgatgataaaaatggaaaataataaTACCACTACTTGTGACCCATTATTATTTTCATCACTGCAGCAGGGTGTTACTGGTTTCGATGATAGCTGCAGTAGTAGTTATAAGCAGGGTGTTTCTGGGTTCATGGATTTACTGGGCTTTCAAGatttttcttcttattattcACCGGTCTTTGATATTAATCAGCTGATGATGTCACAACCCCCCATGGAAATGGTTGTGGCCACGTCATCAGCTCATGACGACGACGATGAAGAAGATAatctgaagaagaagaaagaagaagaggatgtgaatgatgaagaagaaacgACGTCAACATCAGTTGTGTTAAATGGGCAGCAACCGTCATCACCAAACTCTTGTTCCATCTCTTCATCTCATCAACAACCACTACTACTACACAAACCTTCCGTCAAACA GGGCATGAAAGGGAAGAAAGCATTGGATGATGGAGATGAGAGAAAACCAAAggcaaagaagaagaaagaaagggaAGCAAGATTTGCATTCATGACAAGGAGTGAGATTGACCATCTTGATGATGGTTATCGATGGCGCAAGTATGGCCAAAAAGCTGTCAAGAACAGCCATTTCCCAAG GAGCTACTACAGGTGCACAAGTGCATCATGTAATGTGAAGAAGAGGGTGGAGAGGTGTATGGGTGATCCATCCTACGTCGTCACCACCTACGAAGGCCAACACATTCATCCAGCGTCGGTCGGGACTCATACTTCCAACGCCTACTCCTTTGATCATCTCATTAATCCCGCCATTACCACCAATGCTACTAATTATGCCAACACACCACATGCTATGATGAAGCTAGAGCAAGGAGCAGGACTTCTTCAGGATATGCTGCATTTTCctcaatga
- the LOC122592394 gene encoding flowering time control protein FCA: MDGYMDWDYNSSWSNDYPPPYYDDDGGSHFNHGGGGFYNGGHYNHHHGRYYNNHFQDYGPEPPDSFGYNNGPPFNGRKRQFYHGPSEYFDGGNCAKLYVSNVPKEVNVEDIHSLFGEHGNIIEVILFKHLPNLQHRDGCFVKFSNIEEADMAIWSLNGQYTFPGRMHPIEVKYAAKKPERPGPGWFKTHESKVAAGFSKTYENKLFAGPLNKLASKAEIADIFLPYGYVEDVYIILDEHRRSRGMGFITFTHRDMAAAAIDGLNGKYVMEGCDHPMTVRYAEPKKPKFGDNRFEPHFGDRAAQFSPHSRSLMSSQAGSEAPSVSSNGSIPRGETADPPECDWSEHICPDGNAYYYNCVTCESLWEKPKEYSFYEQQLENYNDDPQYNSHW, translated from the exons ATGGATGGATATATGGATTGGGATTACAATTCTTCTTGGTCAAATGACTATCCTCCACCTTACTACGACGACGACGGCGGCAGCCACTTTAATCACGGCGGTGGTGGATTCTATAACGGCGGACACTACAATCACCACCACGGCAGATACTACAATAACCACTTTCAAGACTATGGTCCCGAACCACCCGATTCATTTGGATACAACAATGGACCACCATTTAATGGACGAAAAAGACAATTCTACCATGGACCTTCTG AATACTTTGATGGTGGGAATTGTGCGAAGCTTTATGTAAGTAATGTTCCAAAAGAAGTCAATGTGGAAGAT ATTCATTCCTTATTTGGTGAACATGGAAATATCATTGAGGTTATTCTGTTTAAGCATTTACCAAATCTTCAACATCGAG ATGGCTgttttgtaaaattttcaaatattgaGGAGGCTGACATGGCTATATGGTCATTAAATGGTCAGTATACCTTTCCAGGG AGAATGCATCCCATCGAAGTTAAATATGCTGCGAAAAAACCAGAACGCCCAGGTCCAG GGTGGTTTAAGACGCATGAAAGCAAAGTGGCTGCTGGTTTCTCGAAGACATATGAGAACAAATTGTTTGCTGGTCCCTTGAACAAGCTTGCATCGAAAGCAGAAATTGCAGAT ATATTTCTCCCTTATGGATACGTTGAAGATGTCTATATAATTCTTGATGAGCACAGGCGCAGCCGTG GTATgggattcatcactttcactCATAGAGATATGGCAGCGGCTGCTATCGATGGTCTAAATGGAAAATATGTGATGGAA GGTTGTGATCATCCTATGACTGTCCGGTATGCAGAACCAAAGAAGCCTAAATTTGGGGACAACAG ATTTGAACCACACTTCGGTGACCGAGCTGCTCAATTCTCTCCACATAGTCGTTCACTTATG TCCTCACAAGCTGGAAGCGAGGCTCCATCAGTTTCTAGCAATGGTTCCATTCCAAGAGGGGAGACAGCTGATCCACCCGAATGTGATTGGAGTGAGCATATATGTCCTGATGGCAATGCATACTACTATAATTGTGTTACATGTGAAAGCCTT TGGGAGAAACCAAAGGAATACAGTTTCTATGAGCAACAACTTGAAAACTACAATGATGATCCGCAGTATAATTCTCATTGGTAG